AGGGCCGTCTCCGAGGTCCTACCCACCATGATCTCGGCAGTGCTGCTGGCGGCGATCAGCCTCGGCACGATCATCGGCATCGACTGGCGGCTCGGGCTGGCCGGCGCGGTCGCCGTCCCGCTCTACCTGCTCGGGTTACGGTGGTACCTCCCCCAGGCCGCACCGGCATACGCGGCCGAGCGGGTCGCCATCGCGCAGCGGTCGCAGCAGTTCGTCGAGAGCACGCAGGGCATCCGCACGGTGCACGCCTACCGGTTGGAGGATCGGCACCTCGCCGGCATCACCGCTGCCTCCGCACGCGCCCGGGACATCTCGACGAGCGTGTTCGCCCTCTACACCCGGTTCGTGGGACGCATCAACGGGGCGGATCTGACCGGGCTCGGCGCGGTGCTGGTGGTGGGGTTCCTGCTCGTCCGCCAGGGCACCGTCACCCTCGGCGAGGTCTCGGCGGCCGCGCTGCTGCTGCACCGCCTGTTCGGCCCGATCCTCATGCTGATGGTCACCTTCGACAAGGCCCAGGACGCGGGAGCGAGCCTGGCCCGCCTCGTCGGTGTGCTCCGCACGGATCCCGAACGCCGTACGGGCGGCACCGCGACGTCAGCGCACGACCTCGTCCTGGCCGGTGTCAGCTTCAGCTACGACGGGGCCACGCCGGTGCTGCGCGACGTCTCCCTGCGGGTCGGGCCGGGCCAGGTGGTCGCGTTGGTCGGCTCCACCGGCGCCGGGAAGACCACCGTCGCGTCGATCGCCGCCGGGGTCCTGCGCCCCGGGCACGGCGAGGCCACCCTGGGCGGCGTCCCCGTCACCGAGCTGCCCGCCCGCACGATCGCCCTGGTCAGTCAGGAGACCCACGTGTTCGCCGGCCCGCTCGGCGAGGACCTGCGGCTGGCCCGCCCGCACGCCACGCCGGAGGAACTCACCGCGGCCCTGGCCCGCGTCGGCGCCCTGGCCTGGGCGCTCAACCTCCCCGACGGCCTGGACACCGTGGTCGGCGACGGCGGCCACCGGCTGACCGCGGCGCAGGCCCAGCAGCTGGCGCTCGCCCGGGTGGTGCTGCTGGACCCGGCGGTCGTGGTGCTCGACGAGGCGACCGCCGAAGCCGGCAGCGCGGGTGCGCGCGACCTCGAACAGGCGGCCGCCTCGGCGCTGGAGGGGCGCACCGCCCTGGTCGTCGCCCACCGCCTCACCCAGGCCGTGGCCGCGGACCACATCATCGTCATGGACCATGGTGAGATAGTCGAGAGTGGCCCGCACGCCGATCTGGTCGGCGCGGACGGAAGCTACGCCCGCCTGTGGGCGGCGTGGACCGCCCGGGCCACCACCGGCACGCAGCCGATCCGCACCGACGCCACCGCGGGGCCCGCGGTGGGCAGCGGCGACCCGCCGGTGCCGCACCGGCGGCACGTACGGTGGACCGGGTCGCCGCTGACCGCTCAGCGGGAGTAGAACTCCACCACGAGCTGCTCGTCACAGATCACCGGCACCTCGTGCCGGGCGGGCTCGCGCAGCAGCGTGGCGCGCAGCCCGGTCAGCTCCACCGACAGGTACGGCCGGGGCCGGTCGTCGGCGTGCGCGCCGGTGGCGGCGAGCTGGAACGGTGGCAGGGCGCGGCTGCGTTCGCGTACCGCGACCACCTGTCCGGGCCGCAGCCGGTACGAGGGCCGGTCGACCTTGCGCCCGTCGACGGTGAAGTGGCCGTGCCCGACGAGCTGGCGCGCCTGGTAGATGCTGCGGGCCAGCCCGGCCCGGAGCACCACCGCGTCGAGTCGCCGTTCCAGGAGCGCGACCAGCGACTCGCCGGTCTTCCCGGCGCCCCGGACGGCCTCGTCGAACGTGCGGCGCAGCTGGGCCTCGCTGACGTTGTACTGGTGACGCAGCCGCTGCTTCTCCAGCAGTCGCACCTGGTAGTCGGAGGTCTTGCGCCGGTTGCGGCCGTGCACGCCCGGCGGGTAGGGACGTCGCTCGAAGTACCGCACGCACTTGCGGGTCAGTGGGATGCCAAGGGCTCGGGAGAGCCGGACCTTGGGGCGGGGGTGGTTCACGTCGACGTCTCCGATCGAATGGTCTAGCCTGCAACTTAGGTAAGGCTAACCTACGTTGAGGAGTTCGGGATCATGCGACCCAGCCCGGCGGAAATCGTGCGTACGCTCGTCACGGGCCGACTGCCCGCCCTCGCCCACCTGGCCCGCAGCGCCGGCCCGCACCAGGTCCGGCACGCCACCGACCCCGACGGCCGGGTGCTGCTGCTGGTGCCGACCCCCGGTGACCTGGCCACGGCGCTCACGCCGCCCCCCGGGGACACCGACGTCGCCACCGTCCTCGACGTGCGCGACCTACCGCCCACCACCAGCGCTCCCGCACTCGGCCGGGCCTGGCTCTCCGGCTGGGCCGAACGCCTCGACGGCGACGAGGCACGTCAGGCCGCAATGGACTTCGCCGCCACCCAACCGGCCGGCGACCTGCTCGACGTCGGTAACCGGTTCCAGCTACACCGCTTCGAGGTGGCCGAGGCCCGCTGGGAGCACGCCGGCGCAACCCGCCGGATCGACCCGCAGGCGTACGCGCGGGCCGAGCCCGACCCGCTGCACGCCGTCGAGGCGGAGTTGCTGGCCGACCTCACCGACCACCACGCCGAGCAGGTGGCGGGCTACCTGCGCCGGCGGCTGAAGCTCTCCGGCACCGAGTCGCCGCAGGTGCTCCGGATCGACCGGTACGGCCTACTCGTCGCGTACGGTCGACCCGGGGCGACCCGACAGACCCGGGTGCGCTTCGCGCGACCCGCCGCCGACGTCGCCGACCTGTCCCGGTTGCTGCACCCGATGCTCTGCTCCCAGCAGCCGGCGGCTCCGACGGTGTCGACGACGATCCCGTGATCCAGCGGCACTCGCTCCTCGGTACGGATCGGGCGATGCCGAATCAGGTGGATCGGGCGATGCCGGACCAGGCGGATCAGCCGCGCAGGTAGGCGAGGACGGCGAGCACGCGGCGGTGCCCATCGGTGACGACCGGTAGGTCAAGTTTGTTGAAGATGCCGCCGACGTGTTTGTTGACCGCGGCATCGCTGATGTGGAGCGCCGCTCCGATGTGGGCGTTCGATCGTCCCTGCGCCATGAGGGCCAGGACTTCCTGCTCGCGCGGGCTGAGCCGGGTGAGCGGACTCTGCCGGCGGCGGATGAGCTGGCGGACCACGTCCGGGTCGACGACCGTCTCGCCGGCCGCCACCTGGTCGACGGCGGTCATGAAGTCGGCGACCGCGCCGATCCGGTCCTTGAGCAGGTATCCCACGCCGGCGCCGTCGTCGGAGTCGAGGAGTTTGACGGCATAGGACTGTTCCACGTACTGGCTGAGCACGAGCACCGACAGACCGGGGAGCGCCTCGCGCAGCGCCACCGCGGCGCGCAGTCCGTCGTCGGCATGCTTGGGCGGCATCCGGACGTCGGTGATCAACAGGTCCGGCGGGTCCTCGTGCACCACTTCCACGACGGCGTCGGCGTCGGCGACCGCGGCGATGGTCTCGTGGCCGAATCGGCTCAGGATGCCGACGAGGCACTCCCGGAGCAGCGGCGAGTCCTCGGCGACGACTACACGAAGGGGCACGGGATCTCCACGCGCGGTGGCGCGAGCTGAGAGCACACAAACGCGCCATCCGCGCCCTGGCCGATCGGATCGACCAGGAGATGCCGGGGCTACGTAAGGCGCTGTTCTACTCCATCGCGGTGCGTCGCGGCGGATGACCCGACGGACAACGGCTCGGCGTCGAGCTCTTCGACATCACCGCCGACGCGGCCCCCGTCCCCGGGGCCCGGATGGCGGGTCACCTCAGGATGGCAGGGGCTTCCGCCCGTACCGGATCTCGGTGTCCGGCAGTTGCTCGGCGAAGACGCCGTCGGCAGAGACCTCCCGCAGCAGCTCGCGCAGGTCCCGCTCGAAGTCCTCCCGCCGCTCGCCGAACAGGTGCGGTGCCATGTCCGACCGTGAGAACACCCAGGCGACGACATCGTCCGCGCTGCGTTCGACCACCGCACCGGACGCGATGACGAGACGACTCAGATCCGCGAAGCCGGCCCGAGCCAGGATCGCCCGCTCGCCGCCGGGCGTCCCGTTCACCAGGACGCCCTGCCCGGCACGACGCACCTCACCCAGGTACGCCCTGGTCAGCGCGACGATCCGGTCGTACGGCGGGGCCGGACGCGGCAGCGGAGCCGGATCGGCGCGGGGCGTCTTCAGGTCACTGAGGTGCACGACCCAACCGCCCGGCTGCAGCATCTCCAGGACGGTCGCCGCGACGCGGTCCCGGTCGGTCCAGTGGAACGACTGCGCGAAGACCACCACCTGAAAGGCTCCCAGCCCGCAGGGAAGATCCTCCGCACGGGCCTGCACCCAGGTCACGTTCCGCACACCGAGGGAATCGGCCCGCCGCCCCGCCTCGACAAGCATCCCCGGATCCGGGTCCACGCCCACCGCCTCGTCGAAGTACCGCGCGAACGGCAGGATCACCGTGCCCGGACCACAGCCCACATCCAGCAGCCGACCGCGACCGTCCAGCCCGAACGTCTCAGCGAGCCGGTCGGTGTAGCCCGGCGCGTACGGCAACCGCCCCCGGTCGTAGTAGGCGGCACTACCTCGGAACAGACTCTCATCCCACCGCCAGCCGTCCGGCATGCTCGGCTCCCGAGACCAATCAACTCTGCGTCATGCCGTCCCGCCTTCGCTGAGATGCCAGACCTCCTGCATCGGCGCCCACCAGTGCCCGGAGTCCGGTTCGGCCAGGGACTGCTGGCACGGATCGGTGAGCTGCCACCACTGGCGCGTCTGCGGGTCGGCCGCGATCCGGGCCTGGTCGGCGGCGTGGTCGGTGCCGACGTACTCGTAGTAACCGAAGAGCAGGTCGTCGTGCAGGAAGATCGTGTAGTTGCGGATGTTGGCCGCCCGGAGCGTCTGCTCCACACTCGGCCAGACCTCGGCGTGCAGCCGCAGGTATTCCGCACGCCGTTCCGGGCGTAGCCGGATCACCGCGCCGTAGCGTTGCATCTTGCTCACTCCGTCCTGTCACACCGCGAGCCGCGGCACGGCGTCGGATCCGTCGCGGTGCCGCGGGGTCGGGAATCGCACGTCGAAGATCACTACCGAAGAGATCAGCGCAGTCGCCGTCTGCACCCGGAGGTTCGATCGGTGCCGACCGGCGGCCCGTTGAGGCGTGGTCTGATGTGCGGCCGGAGCAACGACACCCAGGGCGAACATCAGATGTATTTCTACCCGCACAGCTACGGATAGTCCATAGCTCGTCAAGCAGGACCGCCCCGGGACCTCCGGCACCGCGCGTCCCAGCACGTACGTCACATGTATGCGCCCCTGCCGGTCGCCCACCCCACCCCGGACGACGTCGGCACCCCACCGACCTTGGCATGCTTCTCCTTCACTTTGGCATTGATAGTTGTGGATGTATGGTGGAGCCGTTTCCGCATCCCGTTTCCACCGCACCCGCTTCGAGGAGCTGAGAACATGTCGCGCTGGCGTCGTCATCCAGCCCCCGCACTGGCAGGACTGCTCGTCCTGGTCCTGTCCGCGCTCCTGTTGCCACCGACTTCGGCGGCCGGCACCTCCCCCACCAGGGCAGCGGTGCCCCTCACCGAGCTGACCGTGGTGTCCGAACAGGTGGCTACCGGTCTCCGGCGTCCCATCGCGCTCACCGGACTGCCGGACGGCCGGATGCTGATCGCGGAGAAGAACGGCACCGTCCGCGCCTACCATCCCGACACCGGCCTGGCGACCCAGCCGGTGCTCGACCTGACCGCCCGGATCGACACGTCGGGCAACGAACGTGGCCTCCTCGGCATCACGCCCGCGCCGAACTTCGCGCGGACCGGGATGCTCTACGTCGCCTACACGAGCCTGCCGGCCGGCGCGCTGACCCTGGCGCGACTGCCGATCGGCGCTCCCGAGCGGCTCCAGGTGCTGCTCACTCAGGAGCACGCCGAGTACAACAACCACAACGGCGGACAGGTGGCGTTCGGCCGCGACGGCTACCTCTACTGGTCCCTCGGCGACGGCGGCCACACGAACGACCCGTACAAGGCCGGTCAGGACCTCAGTACCCTGCTCGGCAAGATCGTGCGGATCGACGTCAACCGCAACTGCGGGGCGAAGCCCTACTGCGTACCCGCCAGCAACCCGTTCGTGCAGAAGCGCGGCGCGCGGCCGGAGATCTGGCTCTACGGGCTGCGCAATCCGTGGCGGTTCTCCGTCGACCCGGTCGACGGCTCACTGTGGATCGGTGACGTCGGCCAGGGCCTGGTCGAGGAGATCAACCACATCCGCCCGTCGCAGGGTGGGGCGAACCTCGGCTGGTCCTGCCGGGAGGGCACGCCGGTGTTCGACCCGGCGCAGTGCCGCCCGGGCGTGGTGTACACCGACCCGGTCTTCGAGTACGAACACTTCATGACCGAGAGCTGCTCGGTGACCGGCGGCGTGGTGTACCGCGGGTCCGCCACCCCGGAGGCGCGGGGGACCTACATCGCGAGCGACTACTGCTCGACCCTCGCGTTCGCCGTACGCCCCAAACCCACGGGCGGCTACGAGACCGCCACGATCGGCCGCTTCCCCACCCAACCGACCGCGATCGACGCCGACGCGCGCGGCGAACTGTACGTGCTCAGCGACCTGCCGGGATGGCTGAGCCGGGTACGGTTCGAGCGCGTCGCTGGCGACGGGGCCGCGAATCGCTGAACGGGCCCATCCGCAGTACCCGTCGGGGGACGGCCACGTCCGAGTGGCCGCCCCCCAGCCCAGGTGCCCTCCGTCGGGGTACCGGTTGGGCAGCGACGCCCCGGCCCGCCCAGGAGGCCGGACTCCCGACCGCGAGGCGGCCGGCGGCTGTGCTGTGGTCGGCGCCGGCCAGAGTGGCGTGCCCACCGATCCGGCAACGCCGCAGCACCCGCGCTTTGTCGGCTCTTACCGAACAAACCAGGCTAATAAGGTGTGATGCTTGCCTCACCATCGATCGACCTCTATCGTTTATGGAAAGCGCTTTCCCGTACACGGTACTCATGCTCGAAAGGTGAATCGGATGAGACGCAAAGTCGTCACACGGTGGTTGGCCGGCGGTGCCACTGTGGTCGCAGGTGCCGTCGTCGCGCTGGCGTTGCACGTTCCCAGCGCCTCGGCCGCCACGAACCTGAGCCTCGGCGCCGGCGCCGACGGCTCCAGCAAGGCCAGTGGCACCAGCTACGGCAACGTCACGGACGGCAACGCCGGCACCTACTGGTCGCCGAGCGGCTCGACCGGCACGATCTCGGTCAAGTGGGGCAGCGCCACCACGGTGTCCTCGGCCGTCATCGTGCAGTCCTCGGGCGGCGGCTCGATCAGCGGCTGGCAGCTCAAGAACCACGACACGGGCTCCGTCCTGGCCAGCGGCAGCAGCGCCCCGAGCACCATCAACTTCTCCTCGACGTCGCTGAAGAAGGTCTCCTTCGTCATCACCAGCGCGTCCGGCACGCCGCGGATCGCCGAGTTCGAGACGTACTCCAGCGGCGGGTCGAACCCGACCACTCCCCCGACCAGTGGGCCGACGAACCCACCCACCAACCCGCCCACCAACCCGGGCACGCCGACCGGCGCGTGGCCGTCGTCGGCCGGCTCGGTGAGCATCTCGGGCACGGTCAACGTCTCCGGCACCTTCGACGGCGGGATGAAGACCTACTGCTGCATCGGTGACGGTGGGCAGGGCGAGTCGCAGGACCCGATGTTCAAGATCGCCAACGGCGGTACGCTGCAGAACGTCATCCTCGGCTCGCCCGCCGGTGACGGCGTGCACTGCGAGGGCACCTGCACGATCCGCAACGTGTGGTGGAACGACATCGGTGAGGACGCCGCCACCTTCAAGCAGACCAACGGCGGCACCTCGTACGTCATCGGTGGCGGCGCGCGTAGCGGCAGCGACAAGACCTTCCAGCACAACGGCAACGGCACGGTCAACATCTCCGGCTTCTACCTCAGGGGATCCGGCAAGCTGTACCGCGGCTGCGGCAACTGCTCCACCTCACACACCCGCCACGTGCGTATCGACAACGTCCTCGTCGACGACATCGACATGCTCGCCGGCATCAACAGCAACTGGAACGACACCGCGACGATCACCCGCGTGGTCGTCATCGGCTCGGCCACCATCTGCGGCAAGTACAAGGGCGTGGCCAAGGGCAGCGAACCCAGCTACCTCGGTGAGGGCTGGAACGACGCCAACTGCAAGGTCAACAGAAGTGACGTCACCTTCCGGTAGTCACTGGACGCTCTGCTCGCGAAGGGGCACCCGCCTGGCGGCGGGTGCCCTCTCGTGCCGGTCGACGCCTGCGGACTGCCGATGATCGCCGGGCCGGTCGAGGCCACCGCGTTGGGTAACATCCTGGTGCAGGCCCGTGCCGCCGGCGCCATCGGTGGCGGCCTGCCGGCGCTGCGGGCCCTGTTGCGCCAGACCCACCGTTTCGTCCACTACGGACCGGGTGGTGACCAGGCGGCCTGGGCCGCCGCCGAGGAACGGATGGTCGGTTGACGATGCGCGTCGCACTGTTCGTGACCTGTCTGGCCGACACCCTGTTCCCCCAGGCGGCGGTGGCGACCGTCCGGCTGCTCGAACGCCTGGGGCACGAGGTCGTCTTTCCCGAGGGGCAGACCTGCTGCGGTCAGATGCACGTCAACACCGGTTACCCGGACGACGCGCTGCGGCTGGTCCGCCGGCACGTACGCACCTTCGCCCCGTACGACACGGTGGTGGCGCCCTCCGGCTCGTGCGTCGGCTCCGTCCGCCACCAGCACACCATGGTGGCCCGGCGCGCCGGTGACGAGCGGTTGGCCAGCCGGGCCGAGGAGGTCGCCGGCCGCACGTACGAGTTGTCGGAGTTCCTCGTCGACGTGCTCGGGGTGACCGACGTGGGCGCCTACTACCCGCACCGGGTGACGTACCACCCGACCTGCCACTCGCTGCGGATGTTGCGGGTCGGCGACAAGCCGCTCCGCCTGCTGCGCGCGGTACGCGGCCTGGATCTGGTGGAGCTGGGGCAGGCGGAGCAGTGCTGCGGTTTCGGCGGCACGTTCGCGGTGAAGAACGCGGACACCTCGACGGCGATGCTCGCCGACAAGATGCGCCACGTGCTGGCCACCGGGGCGGAGGTGTGCACCGCCGGCGACGCGTCCTGCATGATGCACCTCGGCGGCGGCCTGTCCCGGCTCCGCGCCGGGGTGCGGACCGTGCACCTGGCCGAGATCCTCGCCAGCACCGAAGCCGACCCGGCCACCGGAGGTACCCGATGAGCGAGACCTTCCTCGGCATGCCCGCCACCGCCCCGCCCGGCGTGGGCCACCTGCGTGGCACCGAGCCGTTCCCGGTCGCCGCCCGGCAGGCGTTGGGCGACGCCCAGCTACGCCGCAACCTCGGCCACGCCACCGCCACGATCCGGAACAAGTCGGCGGCCGTGATCGGCGAGGTGCCGGACTGGCCGCGGTTGCGGGAGGCCGGGCGGGCGATCAAGACCGACACCATGGCCCGGCTACCCGAGCTGCTGGAGAAACTGGAAACGGCGGTCACCGGTGCCGGCGGAACGGTCCACTGGGCCACCGACGCGGTGGCGGCCAACCGGATCGTCACCGACCTGGTCCGGGCCGCCGGCGCCGACCGGGTGATGAAGGTCAAGTCGATGGCCACCCAGGAGATCGGACTCAACGAAGCCCTGACGGACGCCGGGATCGAACCGGTGGAGACCGACCTGGCCGAGCTGATCGTGCAGCTCGGCGAGGACCGGCCCAGCCACATCCTGGTACCGGCGATCCACCGCAACCGGGCAGAGATCCGGGAGATCTTCCTACGGGCTATGCCCGGCGTCGACCCGGGGCTCACCGACGAGCCGGCCGCCCTGGCCGCCGCCGCGCGCCGACACCTGCGGGAGACGTTCCTGAGCACCCGGGTGGCGGTGTCCGGGGCCAACTTCGCCGTCGCCGACACCGGCACGCTGGCCGTGGTCGAGTCCGAGGGCAACGGGCGGATGTGCCTGACCCTGCCGGAG
Above is a window of Micromonospora yangpuensis DNA encoding:
- a CDS encoding ABC transporter ATP-binding protein; this translates as MTHPVLPVASPRESRAWLGAQLRARPGATGLTLVVGLLAAATAIVPAYALGLLVDRVRAGGGTDALVPVAVVIVAAAVVGGLATGLSAQLIRRLGARILADLRERVLDTALRLPVAVLDRAGRGDLVSRVGADVSAIDRAVSEVLPTMISAVLLAAISLGTIIGIDWRLGLAGAVAVPLYLLGLRWYLPQAAPAYAAERVAIAQRSQQFVESTQGIRTVHAYRLEDRHLAGITAASARARDISTSVFALYTRFVGRINGADLTGLGAVLVVGFLLVRQGTVTLGEVSAAALLLHRLFGPILMLMVTFDKAQDAGASLARLVGVLRTDPERRTGGTATSAHDLVLAGVSFSYDGATPVLRDVSLRVGPGQVVALVGSTGAGKTTVASIAAGVLRPGHGEATLGGVPVTELPARTIALVSQETHVFAGPLGEDLRLARPHATPEELTAALARVGALAWALNLPDGLDTVVGDGGHRLTAAQAQQLALARVVLLDPAVVVLDEATAEAGSAGARDLEQAAASALEGRTALVVAHRLTQAVAADHIIVMDHGEIVESGPHADLVGADGSYARLWAAWTARATTGTQPIRTDATAGPAVGSGDPPVPHRRHVRWTGSPLTAQRE
- the rpsD gene encoding 30S ribosomal protein S4, yielding MNHPRPKVRLSRALGIPLTRKCVRYFERRPYPPGVHGRNRRKTSDYQVRLLEKQRLRHQYNVSEAQLRRTFDEAVRGAGKTGESLVALLERRLDAVVLRAGLARSIYQARQLVGHGHFTVDGRKVDRPSYRLRPGQVVAVRERSRALPPFQLAATGAHADDRPRPYLSVELTGLRATLLREPARHEVPVICDEQLVVEFYSR
- a CDS encoding DUF2470 domain-containing protein, whose translation is MRPSPAEIVRTLVTGRLPALAHLARSAGPHQVRHATDPDGRVLLLVPTPGDLATALTPPPGDTDVATVLDVRDLPPTTSAPALGRAWLSGWAERLDGDEARQAAMDFAATQPAGDLLDVGNRFQLHRFEVAEARWEHAGATRRIDPQAYARAEPDPLHAVEAELLADLTDHHAEQVAGYLRRRLKLSGTESPQVLRIDRYGLLVAYGRPGATRQTRVRFARPAADVADLSRLLHPMLCSQQPAAPTVSTTIP
- a CDS encoding response regulator transcription factor; protein product: MPLRVVVAEDSPLLRECLVGILSRFGHETIAAVADADAVVEVVHEDPPDLLITDVRMPPKHADDGLRAAVALREALPGLSVLVLSQYVEQSYAVKLLDSDDGAGVGYLLKDRIGAVADFMTAVDQVAAGETVVDPDVVRQLIRRRQSPLTRLSPREQEVLALMAQGRSNAHIGAALHISDAAVNKHVGGIFNKLDLPVVTDGHRRVLAVLAYLRG
- a CDS encoding class I SAM-dependent methyltransferase, translating into MPDGWRWDESLFRGSAAYYDRGRLPYAPGYTDRLAETFGLDGRGRLLDVGCGPGTVILPFARYFDEAVGVDPDPGMLVEAGRRADSLGVRNVTWVQARAEDLPCGLGAFQVVVFAQSFHWTDRDRVAATVLEMLQPGGWVVHLSDLKTPRADPAPLPRPAPPYDRIVALTRAYLGEVRRAGQGVLVNGTPGGERAILARAGFADLSRLVIASGAVVERSADDVVAWVFSRSDMAPHLFGERREDFERDLRELLREVSADGVFAEQLPDTEIRYGRKPLPS
- a CDS encoding L-rhamnose mutarotase encodes the protein MQRYGAVIRLRPERRAEYLRLHAEVWPSVEQTLRAANIRNYTIFLHDDLLFGYYEYVGTDHAADQARIAADPQTRQWWQLTDPCQQSLAEPDSGHWWAPMQEVWHLSEGGTA
- a CDS encoding PQQ-dependent sugar dehydrogenase, whose amino-acid sequence is MSRWRRHPAPALAGLLVLVLSALLLPPTSAAGTSPTRAAVPLTELTVVSEQVATGLRRPIALTGLPDGRMLIAEKNGTVRAYHPDTGLATQPVLDLTARIDTSGNERGLLGITPAPNFARTGMLYVAYTSLPAGALTLARLPIGAPERLQVLLTQEHAEYNNHNGGQVAFGRDGYLYWSLGDGGHTNDPYKAGQDLSTLLGKIVRIDVNRNCGAKPYCVPASNPFVQKRGARPEIWLYGLRNPWRFSVDPVDGSLWIGDVGQGLVEEINHIRPSQGGANLGWSCREGTPVFDPAQCRPGVVYTDPVFEYEHFMTESCSVTGGVVYRGSATPEARGTYIASDYCSTLAFAVRPKPTGGYETATIGRFPTQPTAIDADARGELYVLSDLPGWLSRVRFERVAGDGAANR
- a CDS encoding pectate lyase, producing the protein MRRKVVTRWLAGGATVVAGAVVALALHVPSASAATNLSLGAGADGSSKASGTSYGNVTDGNAGTYWSPSGSTGTISVKWGSATTVSSAVIVQSSGGGSISGWQLKNHDTGSVLASGSSAPSTINFSSTSLKKVSFVITSASGTPRIAEFETYSSGGSNPTTPPTSGPTNPPTNPPTNPGTPTGAWPSSAGSVSISGTVNVSGTFDGGMKTYCCIGDGGQGESQDPMFKIANGGTLQNVILGSPAGDGVHCEGTCTIRNVWWNDIGEDAATFKQTNGGTSYVIGGGARSGSDKTFQHNGNGTVNISGFYLRGSGKLYRGCGNCSTSHTRHVRIDNVLVDDIDMLAGINSNWNDTATITRVVVIGSATICGKYKGVAKGSEPSYLGEGWNDANCKVNRSDVTFR
- a CDS encoding (Fe-S)-binding protein — protein: MRVALFVTCLADTLFPQAAVATVRLLERLGHEVVFPEGQTCCGQMHVNTGYPDDALRLVRRHVRTFAPYDTVVAPSGSCVGSVRHQHTMVARRAGDERLASRAEEVAGRTYELSEFLVDVLGVTDVGAYYPHRVTYHPTCHSLRMLRVGDKPLRLLRAVRGLDLVELGQAEQCCGFGGTFAVKNADTSTAMLADKMRHVLATGAEVCTAGDASCMMHLGGGLSRLRAGVRTVHLAEILASTEADPATGGTR
- a CDS encoding lactate utilization protein B, producing MSETFLGMPATAPPGVGHLRGTEPFPVAARQALGDAQLRRNLGHATATIRNKSAAVIGEVPDWPRLREAGRAIKTDTMARLPELLEKLETAVTGAGGTVHWATDAVAANRIVTDLVRAAGADRVMKVKSMATQEIGLNEALTDAGIEPVETDLAELIVQLGEDRPSHILVPAIHRNRAEIREIFLRAMPGVDPGLTDEPAALAAAARRHLRETFLSTRVAVSGANFAVADTGTLAVVESEGNGRMCLTLPETLITVMGIEKVVPTWRDLEVFLQLLPRASTGERMNPYTSMWTGVTPGDGPQSFHLVLLDNGRSAVLADPVGRQALHCIRCSACLNVCPVYERTGGHAYGSVYPGPIGAVLSPQLTGVADNASLPYASSLCGACYDACPVMIDIPSILVHLRAQAPHSRTEATAMAAAAYTMDHPARYAAAQRAAKLSRLAGRRGRGLPPPLSGWSDSRDLPDPPARTFRQWWAGR